The following are encoded together in the Vigna angularis cultivar LongXiaoDou No.4 chromosome 9, ASM1680809v1, whole genome shotgun sequence genome:
- the LOC108321190 gene encoding gibberellin 20-oxidase-like protein, which produces MSKSEYVVELPILDISQPLQPSSLTSLSKACKDWGFFHIINHGISKDLCSQIHYLSKYLFSLPSEAKLKLGPFSSIKSYTPHFIASPFFESLRINGPNFYVSAKSSEEILFEKQNSRFSETLQEYCSKMADLSEKILKVVLMSLEDGFDSLFYDAEFNKCHGYLRINNYSAPESLEDEVEGLGMHTDMSCITILYQDEIGGLQVKSHEGKWIDISPSEGTLVVNIGDMMQAWSNDKLRSSEHRVVLKQPLNRFSLAFFWCFEDEKVVMAPDEVVGEGNKRMYNPFECLEYLKFRENNQRGRFEKVGYTVKDFAGIRSQL; this is translated from the exons ATGTCTAAGTCTGAATATGTTGTTGAGCTTCCTATTTTAGACATTTCTCAGCCATTACAACCATCTTCTCTAACCTCTCTCTCTAAAGCCTGCAAAGATTGGGGATTTTTCCACATAATCAATCATGGAATCTCCAAAGATCTTTGCAGCCAGATTCATTATTTATCTAAATACCTCTTCAGCCTCCCTTCTGAGGCTAAACTTAAACTTGGTCCTTTCTCTTCTATAAAGTCTTACACCCCTCACTTCATTGCCTCTCCATTCTTTGAGAGCCTCAGAATCAATGGACCAAACTTCTATGTTTCTGCTAAGAGCTCTGAAGAAATCCTCTTTGAGAAACAGAATTCCAGATTCAG TGAGACACTGCAAGAGTATTGCAGTAAGATGGCTGATTTGTCAGAGAAAATTCTGAAGGTTGTGTTGATGAGCTTGGAGGATGGATTTGACAGCCTCTTCTATGATGCTGAATTCAATAAGTGTCATGGTTACTTGAGGATAAACAACTACTCTGCTCCAGAAAGTTTGGAGGATGAAGTTGAGGGGCTTGGAATGCACACCGACATGAGTTGTATAACAATCTTGTACCAAGATGAAATTGGAGGGCTTCAAGTGAAGTCACATGAAGGAAAGTGGATAGACATAAGCCCTTCTGAAGGGACACTAGTGGTGAACATAGGAGACATGATGCAAGCGTGGAGCAATGATAAACTTAGATCTTCTGAACATAGAGTTGTTTTGAAGCAACCTTTGAACAGGTTTTCATTGGCCTTCTTTTGGTGCTTTGAGGATGAAAAGGTGGTGATGGCACCAGATGAAGTTGTTGGAGAAGGAAACAAGAGGATGTATAATCCATTTGAGTGCTTGGAATACTTGAAATTCAGAGAGAACAATCAAAGAGGAAGATTTGAAAAAGTTGGGTATACAGTTAAGGATTTTGCAGGAATCAGGTCTCAACTGTGA